One stretch of Roseimicrobium sp. ORNL1 DNA includes these proteins:
- a CDS encoding acyl-CoA dehydrogenase family protein, with the protein MKPTHTPPDENTKSVIDTSKMSEGQRAALEMTEAARDDRERNLGFAASIFNGTPDSSRLLPFPVQSLEDRDQGDAFLARLKRFLDEHVDPDAIDREGEIPDEVMDGLRKLGAFGIKIPMKYGGLGLSQTNYSRAAMLLGSYCGNLAALLSAHQSIGVPQPLLMFGTEEQKAKYLPRCAGGEISAFALTEPDVGSDPARMKTLAFPEGDDFVINGEKLWCTNGTKAGLLVVMAKTPTPKHPNATTAFIVEAHAPGVEVVRRCHFMGLRALYNGVMRFTNVRVPRANILGGEGRGLKVALTTLNTGRITLPAACAGLAKRCVEVSTDWAKKREQWGAPIGKHAAIADKLARMGAHRFAMEAMVRYVSSLVDKDKMADVRLEAALAKLWSSEKCWEIVDDTMQIRGGRGYETADSLRARGEPAIAVERFFRDARINTIFEGSSEIMRLFIAREMLDPHLRLGAAMFNPTLPLKERAKVFFRAGKHYATWYPSKWIPFSDDNDDRALHPSLDWPMRIARSRSRRLARGIFHAMLKFGPKLERQQLVLGRLVDIGTDVFALSCAVSHAQRIIEDAMTPHDEVDRITELVSYLGRLVEARTNELFRALFSSTDSKGYFVAKRMMES; encoded by the coding sequence ATGAAACCCACTCACACCCCACCCGATGAGAATACGAAGTCGGTGATCGACACCTCCAAGATGTCGGAAGGGCAGCGCGCTGCTCTGGAAATGACCGAGGCTGCCCGCGACGATCGCGAGCGCAATCTTGGCTTCGCCGCCTCCATCTTCAATGGCACACCGGACAGCTCCCGTCTGCTCCCCTTCCCCGTGCAATCGTTGGAGGATCGCGATCAAGGCGATGCCTTCCTTGCACGCTTGAAGCGTTTCCTGGATGAACACGTCGATCCCGATGCCATCGACCGCGAAGGCGAAATCCCGGATGAAGTGATGGATGGTCTGCGCAAGCTCGGCGCCTTCGGCATCAAGATCCCCATGAAGTACGGCGGACTCGGCCTGAGCCAGACGAACTACTCACGCGCCGCCATGCTGCTCGGCAGCTACTGCGGAAATCTCGCTGCCTTGCTCTCCGCACATCAATCCATCGGCGTGCCGCAACCGCTGCTCATGTTCGGCACGGAAGAGCAAAAGGCCAAATACCTGCCTCGCTGCGCCGGTGGGGAGATCAGCGCCTTTGCTTTGACCGAGCCCGACGTGGGCTCTGACCCGGCGCGCATGAAGACCCTGGCCTTTCCAGAAGGAGATGACTTCGTCATCAATGGGGAAAAGCTCTGGTGCACGAATGGCACCAAGGCCGGGCTTCTCGTCGTGATGGCGAAGACTCCCACGCCGAAGCATCCCAACGCCACCACCGCCTTCATCGTAGAGGCTCATGCTCCCGGTGTGGAAGTCGTGCGACGCTGCCACTTCATGGGTCTGCGCGCCCTCTACAATGGCGTGATGCGTTTCACCAATGTGCGCGTGCCACGTGCGAACATCCTCGGTGGTGAAGGCCGCGGACTCAAGGTCGCGCTCACCACGCTGAACACTGGCCGCATCACCCTGCCCGCTGCCTGCGCCGGCCTCGCGAAACGTTGCGTGGAAGTTTCGACCGACTGGGCGAAGAAACGCGAACAATGGGGTGCCCCCATCGGCAAGCACGCCGCCATCGCCGACAAACTCGCGCGCATGGGTGCACATCGCTTCGCCATGGAGGCCATGGTGCGCTACGTAAGCTCCCTCGTGGACAAGGACAAGATGGCCGATGTGCGACTCGAAGCCGCGCTGGCCAAGCTCTGGAGTTCCGAAAAATGCTGGGAGATCGTGGATGACACCATGCAAATCCGCGGTGGTCGAGGTTATGAAACCGCCGACAGCCTCCGCGCCCGTGGTGAACCCGCGATCGCCGTGGAGCGCTTCTTCCGCGATGCCCGCATCAATACCATCTTTGAAGGCAGCAGCGAAATCATGCGCCTCTTCATCGCGCGTGAAATGCTGGACCCGCATCTGCGCCTGGGCGCGGCCATGTTCAATCCCACCCTGCCGCTAAAGGAACGCGCGAAAGTCTTTTTCCGCGCCGGAAAACACTACGCCACATGGTACCCGTCCAAGTGGATTCCCTTCTCGGATGACAACGATGATCGCGCCTTGCATCCTTCGTTGGACTGGCCCATGCGCATCGCGCGCTCCCGCAGCCGCCGCCTCGCCCGCGGCATCTTCCACGCCATGCTGAAATTCGGCCCAAAGCTCGAGCGCCAACAGCTCGTGCTCGGCCGCCTCGTGGACATCGGCACTGACGTCTTCGCCTTGAGCTGCGCCGTTTCCCACGCGCAACGCATCATCGAAGATGCCATGACCCCCCATGACGAAGTGGACCGTATCACCGAACTCGTGAGCTACCTCGGCAGACTGGTGGAAGCCAGAACTAACGAACTCTTCCGCGCCTTGTTCAGTAGCACAGACAGCAAGGGATACTTCGTCGCGAAGCGGATGATGGAATCATAA
- a CDS encoding thiolase family protein: protein MKSLVILDGARTPFCRAGSSLAEMHAADLGRLAAAGALIRSGFDPALVDETIFGCVGQPADAANISRVIALRTGIPKEKPSMTVHRNCASGMEAVTTAHQKLVAGQGEVFLVGGVENMSQMPLLFRHEAALKFAMLGRAKTFGSKARAMAAFRPQDFMPLLALKMGLTDPVAELNMGETAEVLAREFGITRAEQDAFAVKSHLKAAAAAMFLAEEMVPAFSGTREVKAIMQDNGVRADSSVQKLAKLPTIFDPLTGTVTAGNSSQISDGAAAMIACSEEKASSLGMQPLGRMVSYAYTGCDPERMGLGPVQASALALHRAGWNLADVDLIELNEAFAAQALAVLKCFRDPVAAKRAGLDAPLGEVDETRLNPQGGSIALGHPVGATGSRLILSALKQLKRTGKKRALVTLCVGGGQGGAVCLESF, encoded by the coding sequence ATGAAATCTCTGGTTATTCTCGATGGCGCCAGAACGCCCTTCTGCCGGGCCGGTTCCTCCCTGGCGGAGATGCACGCCGCTGACCTCGGTCGTCTCGCAGCTGCTGGCGCGCTCATTCGCAGCGGCTTCGATCCCGCATTGGTGGATGAGACCATCTTCGGCTGCGTCGGGCAACCTGCCGACGCGGCGAATATTTCGCGCGTCATCGCCTTGCGCACCGGCATTCCAAAAGAGAAGCCCTCCATGACGGTGCATCGCAACTGCGCCTCCGGCATGGAGGCCGTGACCACCGCGCATCAGAAGCTCGTTGCTGGTCAGGGTGAAGTCTTCCTCGTCGGCGGGGTGGAAAACATGTCACAGATGCCGCTGCTCTTCCGTCATGAGGCCGCTCTGAAGTTTGCCATGCTGGGCCGGGCGAAAACCTTTGGCTCGAAGGCGCGCGCCATGGCCGCATTCCGTCCGCAGGACTTCATGCCCTTGCTCGCGCTGAAGATGGGCCTCACCGATCCCGTGGCCGAGCTGAATATGGGAGAGACCGCCGAGGTCCTCGCCCGCGAGTTCGGCATCACTCGCGCCGAGCAGGATGCCTTTGCGGTGAAGTCCCACCTCAAGGCCGCAGCCGCCGCGATGTTCCTTGCTGAGGAAATGGTGCCCGCCTTCTCCGGCACCCGCGAAGTGAAAGCCATCATGCAGGACAACGGCGTGCGCGCAGACAGTTCCGTGCAAAAGCTCGCAAAGCTGCCCACCATTTTTGATCCTCTTACCGGCACCGTAACCGCAGGCAATTCCTCACAGATCTCAGACGGCGCCGCGGCCATGATCGCTTGCAGCGAGGAAAAGGCTTCTTCGCTCGGCATGCAACCCCTGGGCCGCATGGTGAGTTATGCCTACACCGGCTGTGATCCTGAGCGCATGGGACTTGGTCCCGTGCAAGCCAGCGCGCTCGCGTTGCACCGCGCCGGATGGAACCTGGCGGACGTAGATCTCATTGAACTCAATGAGGCCTTCGCCGCGCAAGCACTCGCGGTATTGAAATGTTTCCGTGATCCGGTTGCGGCAAAGCGCGCAGGCCTCGACGCCCCCCTTGGCGAAGTCGATGAAACTCGTCTCAATCCTCAAGGTGGCTCCATCGCCCTCGGCCACCCCGTGGGCGCCACAGGATCACGCCTCATTCTCTCCGCGCTGAAGCAGCTCAAACGCACCGGCAAGAAGCGTGCACTCGTCACCCTCTGCGTGGGTGGCGGCCAGGGCGGTGCCGTCTGCCTCGAATCCTTCTGA
- a CDS encoding patatin-like phospholipase family protein, translating into MRAPSPILRFPWFNIDGLLKRFHDPAPASAQDPPRIGLVLSCGGARGLAHIGVIQVLEEAQIPISVIMGSSMGAYVGTLWAAGVPGEELAKLASEIRDRRTLIRLLDLAVPPLQGFLRGHKVRKHLERTLGEKTLGDLATRMHVVATNLDTVRGEVLPPTTPAAAAVQASCAIPGIVSPVYLNEARWIDGGAAEPLPVELLHKVADLDYIIAVNVMPTLEDISSSKMQSYPIPPPIPSSMVSRFFGSLSRNLNLFAYGNVLDTFKRCLTSSQLRVIEHEGARADVLIHPFCQESRWYDFENFNRYIESGRTAALEALPQIRKLLQIPRSAAPSPSEQPPRPGVVLGPNDEQAGYAVAAAAEGGQPQ; encoded by the coding sequence ATGCGCGCCCCCTCGCCCATACTGCGCTTCCCATGGTTCAATATTGATGGACTTCTGAAGCGATTTCACGACCCTGCTCCCGCCTCAGCCCAGGATCCCCCCAGAATAGGTCTGGTACTCTCCTGCGGCGGTGCGCGAGGCCTGGCACACATCGGTGTCATCCAGGTCCTGGAGGAGGCACAGATACCCATCTCTGTCATCATGGGCAGCAGCATGGGAGCCTACGTAGGCACGCTGTGGGCAGCGGGCGTCCCCGGGGAGGAACTGGCCAAGCTGGCCTCTGAAATCCGCGACCGCCGGACGCTCATCCGCCTGCTCGATCTTGCCGTGCCTCCGCTGCAAGGATTCCTTCGAGGTCACAAAGTGCGCAAGCATCTGGAGCGCACCCTGGGTGAAAAGACCCTGGGAGACCTCGCCACCCGCATGCATGTGGTGGCTACCAATCTCGACACGGTGCGAGGGGAAGTACTGCCTCCCACCACCCCGGCTGCGGCCGCGGTGCAGGCGAGCTGTGCCATTCCCGGCATCGTGTCACCGGTTTATCTGAATGAGGCACGCTGGATCGACGGCGGCGCCGCGGAGCCTCTTCCTGTGGAATTGCTACACAAGGTCGCGGATCTGGACTATATTATAGCCGTAAATGTGATGCCCACTCTGGAAGACATCTCTTCCAGCAAGATGCAGAGCTATCCCATTCCGCCGCCCATTCCCTCTTCGATGGTGTCCCGTTTCTTTGGGTCCCTCAGCCGGAATCTGAACCTCTTCGCCTACGGCAATGTGCTGGATACCTTCAAGCGCTGCCTGACGAGTTCACAGCTCCGCGTCATTGAGCATGAAGGCGCGCGTGCCGACGTGCTCATCCATCCCTTCTGCCAGGAGTCACGCTGGTACGACTTCGAAAACTTCAATCGCTATATAGAATCGGGCCGCACCGCCGCCCTGGAGGCACTGCCGCAGATTCGGAAGCTGCTCCAGATTCCGCGCTCCGCGGCCCCGTCACCATCGGAGCAGCCGCCACGCCCGGGAGTGGTCCTGGGACCGAATGACGAGCAGGCAGGCTATGCAGTCGCCGCTGCCGCCGAGGGCGGCCAGCCGCAGTGA
- a CDS encoding CehA/McbA family metallohydrolase, producing the protein MRILKPFSTLLACLSLSTSVSAAESFEIGEGREGDLPQGKEADGIRGDFVLRNDKVVALISQNAPLRRANMSTFYGADGVTPGCLYDLTLAGAQNDQLIYFGPAGQKGQVSWVRVVAEDDENAASVETVTTAAKNDGIYKRHEYRVRDGEYGIWVITTLRNEGKEKIKTKTKDAWTRFNESGQKDGIQWADAVDPRDKAGYAYANLPLEDWKKEPPAEEVELAPGEQVTWARFLAVGTSPAEAWGRVREKREGKEGTLAVKVADKAGQPVTSASVSLVDDKNVLKGYPNEKGEITLTLPTGKHQVVVEDMGRPAVMQEVTIAAGKTVNISAALEPATRLKFAITDESGRSIPCKAQILAQGETPPVDLGPVMRAHGCRDQWHSERGDFTVQVPPGKYRVVVTRGIEHSHLAQEVTLAPGQEMEVKGTLKRLVDSTGWVSADFHNHSTQSGDNICGTPDRLTNLAAEHIEFAPTTEHNRIYDWRPIIESLGLQNDIQTVVGMELTGSASHLNCFPLTVEPFLQDNGAPVYNLDARIAALTLRGWQGERADRWVQVNHPDNAFLFNDRNLDSKPDGGLVGIEAMVDGMETENFIGDGVLADSPWTLNRPKGALATKVNYVRQFIWLQLLNAGFRVKPVAVADAHTVFGNGVGGWRMYLPSKTDEPAKIDWSGDIAAQAKAGHYFLTTGPFLNVTTADGKMPGDDVRANGVVQLKVKVQCTDWVNIDRIQVLVNSRKEPTLNFTRKSHPEMFKDGVVQFDQTITVPLQKDAHLIVVAVEEEGDLKTGYGSSDQSRLRPMAYHTPIYVDVDGNGFQANGDTLGYDIPVAKMTVDTVREKLGLPPEVKPAAPANGATKPAP; encoded by the coding sequence ATGCGCATCCTCAAGCCCTTCTCCACCCTGCTAGCGTGTCTTTCCTTATCGACCTCTGTGTCCGCGGCCGAATCCTTTGAAATCGGCGAAGGCCGTGAAGGTGACCTGCCCCAAGGCAAGGAGGCGGATGGTATTCGTGGGGATTTTGTGCTGCGCAATGACAAGGTGGTGGCGTTGATTTCCCAGAATGCTCCCTTGCGTCGCGCGAACATGAGCACCTTCTACGGGGCGGACGGCGTGACCCCCGGCTGCCTGTATGACCTGACTCTGGCGGGCGCGCAGAATGACCAGCTCATCTACTTCGGTCCCGCTGGGCAGAAGGGGCAGGTCTCCTGGGTGCGGGTGGTGGCAGAAGATGATGAGAACGCTGCTTCTGTGGAAACGGTGACGACCGCAGCGAAGAATGACGGAATATATAAGCGGCACGAGTACCGCGTTCGTGATGGCGAGTACGGGATCTGGGTCATCACCACGCTGCGTAACGAGGGTAAGGAAAAAATCAAAACGAAGACCAAGGACGCCTGGACTCGCTTCAACGAAAGCGGCCAGAAGGATGGTATCCAGTGGGCAGATGCGGTGGACCCTCGCGACAAGGCTGGTTATGCCTATGCCAATCTCCCGCTGGAAGACTGGAAGAAAGAGCCCCCTGCCGAAGAGGTGGAACTGGCACCGGGAGAGCAGGTGACCTGGGCGCGCTTCCTCGCGGTGGGAACCTCTCCTGCGGAAGCCTGGGGCCGCGTGCGTGAGAAGCGCGAGGGCAAGGAAGGCACGCTTGCGGTCAAGGTAGCGGACAAGGCGGGCCAGCCGGTAACCTCTGCTTCCGTCTCGCTCGTAGATGACAAGAACGTGCTCAAGGGATATCCCAATGAGAAGGGCGAAATCACGCTGACCCTCCCCACGGGCAAGCATCAAGTGGTGGTGGAAGATATGGGTCGGCCTGCGGTGATGCAGGAGGTGACGATTGCGGCTGGCAAGACGGTCAACATCTCTGCCGCGCTGGAGCCCGCCACGCGCCTGAAGTTCGCCATCACGGATGAGAGCGGACGCAGCATCCCGTGCAAGGCGCAGATTCTCGCGCAGGGCGAGACGCCGCCGGTGGACCTGGGCCCCGTGATGCGCGCGCATGGTTGCCGTGACCAGTGGCACAGCGAGCGTGGTGACTTCACCGTGCAGGTGCCGCCTGGCAAGTACCGTGTGGTGGTGACGCGTGGAATTGAGCACAGTCACCTCGCGCAGGAAGTGACGCTGGCTCCGGGGCAGGAGATGGAGGTGAAGGGGACCCTGAAGAGGTTGGTCGACAGCACCGGCTGGGTGAGTGCGGACTTTCATAATCACTCCACGCAGAGCGGTGATAACATTTGCGGCACGCCGGATCGTCTGACGAACCTGGCGGCGGAGCACATCGAGTTTGCACCCACCACGGAGCACAACCGCATCTATGACTGGCGGCCCATCATCGAGAGCCTTGGCCTGCAGAATGACATCCAGACCGTGGTAGGCATGGAACTCACAGGCAGTGCGTCGCACCTCAACTGTTTCCCGCTGACGGTGGAACCTTTCCTGCAGGACAATGGCGCGCCCGTCTACAATCTCGATGCACGCATCGCGGCGCTGACGCTGCGCGGCTGGCAGGGTGAGCGCGCGGACCGCTGGGTGCAGGTGAACCATCCGGACAACGCCTTCCTCTTCAATGATCGCAATCTCGACAGCAAGCCGGACGGTGGTCTGGTGGGCATCGAAGCCATGGTGGATGGCATGGAGACGGAAAACTTCATCGGGGATGGTGTGCTGGCGGATTCCCCGTGGACGCTGAACCGTCCCAAGGGCGCCCTGGCCACGAAGGTGAACTATGTCCGCCAGTTCATCTGGCTGCAGCTTCTCAATGCGGGCTTCCGCGTGAAGCCGGTGGCAGTGGCCGATGCACACACAGTGTTTGGCAATGGCGTCGGTGGCTGGCGCATGTACCTGCCCAGCAAGACCGATGAACCGGCGAAGATCGACTGGTCTGGTGACATCGCCGCGCAGGCGAAGGCGGGCCACTACTTCCTGACCACCGGACCGTTCCTCAATGTCACTACCGCAGATGGAAAGATGCCGGGTGACGATGTCCGTGCGAATGGCGTGGTGCAGCTCAAGGTGAAGGTGCAGTGCACAGACTGGGTGAACATCGACCGCATCCAGGTGCTGGTGAACTCCCGCAAGGAACCCACGCTGAACTTCACCCGGAAATCACACCCTGAGATGTTCAAGGATGGTGTGGTACAGTTTGACCAGACCATTACGGTGCCTCTGCAAAAGGACGCACACCTCATCGTGGTGGCCGTGGAGGAAGAAGGTGACCTGAAGACGGGCTATGGCAGCAGCGACCAATCTCGTCTGCGTCCCATGGCCTACCACACGCCCATCTATGTGGATGTGGACGGCAATGGCTTCCAAGCGAATGGCGATACGCTCGGTTACGACATTCCCGTGGCGAAGATGACGGTGGACACCGTGCGCGAAAAGCTGGGCCTGCCCCCCGAGGTCAAGCCCGCGGCACCGGCCAACGGTGCGACGAAGCCTGCTCCGTGA
- a CDS encoding AMP-binding protein: MKPFLSSPLWDAGTPEFWKSWQIRRLREYLKHRVLPFSAHYHKMFEEHGISPNDIRSFEDWAKVPLSSKVDLTESREKQREFVLIPDQKILTREPRTIFNAIFHGKQYAKDKLEAEFRPILLTSTTGRSSDPVPFVYTKHDLAHLELAGKRIMEVGRSDREYRHVNMFPYAPHLAFWQAHYAGLGLGTFMLSTGGGKTLGTEGNINLIERIQPDVIIGMPTFMYHVLRQAVEEKRRWPNIKRITLGGEKTPQGLRAKLRELCAQLGSLGVHIISTYAFTEAKMAWPECPTMPHEGASGFHLYPDLGIIELINPKTGEVVPDGTPGEIVYTSLDARGTMVLRYRTGDIAEGGITWDMCPHCGRHCPRLIGPISRVSEVRSLSLDKLKGTLVDFNMLEHLLDDQRGVAAWQIELRKRNDDPLECDEVLLHVTPDDAVSESTLREHLNRRFLEVTELKPNAIHFHTLAEMRELLGVGRLLKEEKLADRRPKVGAAGTSVPSPSSSSQQSSVK; this comes from the coding sequence ATGAAACCCTTCCTCTCCTCTCCACTGTGGGACGCCGGCACGCCGGAGTTCTGGAAATCCTGGCAGATTCGCCGCCTTCGCGAATATCTGAAACATAGGGTGCTGCCTTTTTCAGCGCACTATCATAAGATGTTCGAGGAGCACGGGATCAGCCCGAACGACATCCGCTCCTTTGAAGACTGGGCCAAGGTCCCGCTCTCCAGCAAGGTTGACCTCACAGAATCCCGGGAAAAACAGCGTGAGTTTGTGCTCATTCCTGACCAGAAGATTCTCACGCGCGAACCGCGCACCATCTTCAATGCCATCTTCCACGGCAAGCAGTATGCGAAGGACAAGCTGGAGGCGGAGTTCCGCCCCATCCTGCTGACCAGCACCACAGGACGCAGCAGCGATCCGGTGCCCTTCGTCTACACAAAGCACGACCTCGCTCATCTGGAGCTGGCCGGGAAGCGCATCATGGAAGTGGGCCGCAGCGACCGCGAGTACCGCCATGTGAACATGTTCCCCTACGCGCCACACCTCGCCTTCTGGCAGGCGCACTATGCGGGACTGGGACTCGGCACCTTCATGCTCTCCACCGGTGGCGGGAAGACGCTCGGCACCGAGGGAAACATCAATCTCATCGAGCGCATCCAGCCCGATGTCATCATCGGCATGCCCACCTTCATGTACCACGTCCTCCGTCAGGCCGTGGAGGAGAAGCGCCGCTGGCCGAACATCAAGCGCATCACCCTCGGCGGTGAAAAGACTCCCCAGGGCCTGCGTGCGAAGCTGCGTGAACTCTGCGCCCAGCTCGGCTCGCTTGGCGTGCACATCATCAGCACCTACGCCTTTACCGAGGCGAAGATGGCCTGGCCTGAGTGCCCCACCATGCCTCATGAAGGCGCGAGCGGATTCCACCTGTATCCAGACCTCGGCATCATCGAGCTCATCAATCCCAAAACGGGAGAAGTGGTGCCGGATGGTACGCCCGGGGAAATCGTCTACACCTCGCTGGATGCCCGCGGCACCATGGTGTTGCGCTATCGCACGGGGGATATCGCCGAGGGCGGTATCACCTGGGACATGTGCCCGCACTGCGGTCGCCACTGCCCGCGCCTCATCGGCCCCATCTCGAGGGTGAGCGAGGTCCGCAGCCTCAGCCTGGACAAGCTGAAAGGCACGCTGGTGGACTTCAACATGCTGGAGCACCTGCTCGACGATCAGCGCGGTGTCGCCGCCTGGCAGATCGAGCTACGCAAGCGCAACGATGATCCTCTGGAGTGTGATGAAGTGCTGCTGCACGTCACACCCGATGATGCCGTCAGCGAGAGCACCTTGCGTGAGCACCTGAATCGCCGCTTCCTGGAAGTGACCGAGTTGAAGCCGAACGCCATCCACTTCCACACGCTCGCGGAAATGCGCGAACTGCTCGGCGTGGGCCGCTTGCTGAAGGAAGAAAAGCTGGCAGACCGCCGCCCCAAAGTGGGCGCGGCCGGCACTTCCGTCCCCTCCCCTTCGTCGTCTTCGCAGCAGTCGTCTGTGAAGTGA
- a CDS encoding OsmC family protein, which yields MKQKASAIWNGGLKDGSGTITTGSGVLSGVPYSFRTRFEGEKGTNPEELVGAAHAGCFSMALSMILGMANMTPQKIETEATVTLEKVGDGFQVTASHLDVKVTIPGADETAFQEAAEAAKANCPISKLLNAKITMTATLEA from the coding sequence ATGAAACAAAAAGCATCAGCAATCTGGAACGGCGGTCTCAAGGACGGAAGCGGAACCATCACCACCGGTTCCGGAGTGCTCTCCGGTGTCCCCTACTCCTTCCGCACCCGCTTCGAGGGTGAAAAGGGCACGAACCCCGAAGAACTGGTCGGCGCAGCGCACGCTGGATGTTTCTCCATGGCACTCTCCATGATCCTCGGCATGGCCAACATGACGCCGCAGAAGATCGAGACCGAAGCCACGGTCACCCTTGAGAAGGTGGGTGATGGATTTCAGGTCACCGCAAGCCACCTCGATGTGAAGGTCACCATTCCTGGTGCGGATGAAACCGCCTTCCAGGAGGCCGCTGAGGCCGCCAAGGCGAACTGCCCCATCTCGAAACTGCTGAATGCCAAGATCACGATGACTGCCACGCTGGAAGCGTAG
- a CDS encoding 3-hydroxyacyl-CoA dehydrogenase NAD-binding domain-containing protein — MDLFVLDPTQDPVEDTIMRPQPAHAHRVHRTQCFRHEVDADGICWLTFDTPDSGANVWNLDTLDEFDCHIEELHRDTDIRALVIRSAKDRVYVAGADLKAVQTLPQEELYELLSLGQDVFTHLESLRIPKIALIHGACVGGGFEMTLACDWRIASDSDATRIGLPETQLGLVPAWGGCTRLSRLIGLPKAMDLIVRGKLLKAKHAKRLGLVHEVVPLENMEVLAKRLAFKPIGVKKHHFHFTQIWPMPQYLRLRSKAMIHAKFPWTRKHPAAPVKAVEVITRGAAKSFEHSLALEQQAIRELTATDMTRRFIGAFLRKEVASKKLPKACVGATPHPVMNAAVIGSGVMGSGIAYTIAGKGTRVLMTDTKPEFLARGMGNIQRLVHTGLKSHAFTSKQARETMDRIGTTADKVPLHRMDLIIEAVVEDMEVKKNLFKDLATRCSETTVLATNTSALSVTEMAADVTHPERVIGLHFFNPAHLMPLVEIIVTKHNTPEVIATSVKFVQSLGKTPILVQDRPGFVVNRILMPYLLGAVQIAESMRDPWALDDAMTEFGMPMGPLRLLDEIGFDVALHVEKTMRDAFGDRIPRSTLLTSMVNAGMLGRKNGRGFYLAFGSKAGDQPNPEVMKLLKPRALSVFPNTDAMAEHLNGLMQREAALVLEEGVASSAGDIELAMMLGSGYPSFQSLFPSSS, encoded by the coding sequence ATGGACCTTTTCGTACTCGATCCCACACAAGACCCGGTGGAAGACACCATCATGCGCCCGCAGCCCGCGCATGCGCATCGTGTGCACCGCACGCAGTGCTTCCGCCATGAAGTGGATGCGGATGGTATCTGCTGGCTCACCTTCGATACGCCGGACTCCGGGGCGAACGTGTGGAACCTGGACACGCTGGATGAGTTCGACTGCCACATCGAGGAGCTGCATCGCGACACGGATATCCGCGCGCTCGTCATCCGCAGCGCCAAGGACCGCGTCTACGTCGCTGGTGCCGATCTCAAAGCCGTGCAGACATTGCCGCAGGAGGAGCTGTATGAATTGCTCTCGCTCGGGCAGGATGTCTTCACCCACCTCGAATCCCTGCGCATCCCAAAGATTGCGCTCATCCATGGCGCCTGCGTGGGCGGTGGCTTTGAAATGACGCTGGCCTGCGATTGGCGCATCGCGAGTGATAGTGATGCCACCCGCATCGGTCTGCCGGAGACACAGCTCGGCCTTGTACCTGCGTGGGGTGGCTGCACCAGACTATCGCGCCTCATCGGCCTGCCAAAGGCGATGGACCTCATCGTCCGCGGCAAGTTGCTGAAGGCGAAACACGCGAAGCGGCTCGGCCTGGTGCACGAGGTGGTGCCGCTGGAAAACATGGAGGTGCTGGCAAAGCGCCTCGCCTTCAAACCCATCGGAGTAAAAAAGCACCACTTCCATTTCACGCAGATCTGGCCAATGCCGCAGTACCTGCGCCTCCGCTCCAAGGCGATGATTCATGCCAAGTTCCCCTGGACTCGCAAACATCCCGCCGCGCCGGTGAAGGCCGTGGAAGTGATCACACGCGGAGCTGCAAAATCCTTCGAACACTCACTCGCCCTGGAGCAGCAGGCCATTCGCGAGCTCACCGCGACCGACATGACGCGCCGCTTCATCGGTGCCTTCCTGCGCAAGGAAGTCGCTTCGAAGAAGCTGCCCAAGGCCTGCGTGGGAGCCACGCCACACCCCGTGATGAACGCCGCCGTCATCGGCTCCGGTGTCATGGGCTCGGGCATTGCCTACACCATCGCCGGAAAAGGCACGCGCGTACTCATGACGGACACCAAGCCGGAGTTCCTTGCGCGTGGCATGGGCAATATTCAAAGGCTCGTGCATACCGGCCTGAAGAGTCACGCCTTCACCAGCAAGCAGGCTCGTGAAACGATGGACCGCATCGGCACCACAGCGGACAAGGTCCCACTGCATCGCATGGACCTCATCATCGAAGCCGTGGTGGAGGACATGGAGGTGAAGAAGAATCTCTTCAAAGATCTCGCCACTCGCTGCAGTGAGACAACCGTGCTCGCCACGAACACCTCCGCGCTCTCCGTCACCGAGATGGCAGCAGACGTGACCCACCCAGAGCGCGTCATCGGTCTGCACTTCTTCAATCCGGCACACCTCATGCCGCTGGTCGAGATTATCGTGACGAAGCACAACACTCCCGAAGTCATCGCCACGTCGGTGAAGTTTGTGCAGTCGCTGGGCAAGACACCCATCCTCGTGCAGGACCGACCCGGCTTCGTAGTGAACCGCATCCTCATGCCCTACCTCCTGGGCGCGGTGCAGATTGCCGAATCCATGCGTGATCCCTGGGCACTGGATGATGCCATGACGGAGTTTGGCATGCCGATGGGACCACTGCGCCTGCTGGATGAAATCGGCTTCGATGTGGCCCTGCATGTGGAGAAGACGATGCGCGATGCCTTTGGCGATCGCATCCCGCGCTCCACGCTGCTCACGAGCATGGTGAATGCCGGCATGCTGGGTCGAAAGAATGGCCGCGGCTTCTACCTCGCCTTCGGAAGCAAGGCAGGCGACCAGCCCAATCCTGAAGTGATGAAGCTGCTCAAGCCTCGCGCGCTTTCTGTCTTCCCGAATACGGATGCCATGGCGGAGCATTTGAACGGCCTCATGCAAAGGGAAGCTGCCCTCGTCCTTGAGGAAGGCGTGGCCTCCAGTGCGGGAGACATCGAGCTCGCGATGATGCTGGGCTCCGGTTACCCGTCTTTCCAGTCTTTGTTCCCCAGTTCCTCTTAA